Proteins co-encoded in one Anaerolineales bacterium genomic window:
- a CDS encoding fused MFS/spermidine synthase translates to MRQKLLGVAVFFSGMTTLAIEISASRLLGNVFGTSNIVWANIIGLILIYLTVGYFLGGRLADRSPHLRTFYRVMAWGAFAAGLVPIIARPILLQAAKAVEHLSTAVMLGSFFVVLILFSIPVTLLGCVSPFAIRLAIRSPEQAGSISGRMYAISTMGSILGTFLPVLWLIPTIGTARTFLVFSLILICVALGGLFIEDRRSGLKYLLLPVLILVLSFFTLSGPIKRSTGQVFETESAYNYIQVVERGGVRYLMLNEGQGIHSVYAPGMDVTYGTWDYFLSAPFFNAAPVALSDVKRVGIVGLAGGTIAKQYTNVFGAIPIDGWEIDAEIIKVGREWFDMNEPNLNAIVADGRWGLAHSQYLYSVITIDAYRLPYIPWHLTTQEFFLEVYAHLYEDGVVAINVGRTPDDRRIIEALAGTIQSVFPSVYVVDVPNTFNTLIYATKQPTGADNLIMNIFALENQEAPAVLLDVLRRTVAQLQPTPESDVVYTDDRAPIEFLTNSMALRFILGGDVDILR, encoded by the coding sequence TGCGTCAAAAATTACTTGGTGTGGCAGTATTCTTCTCCGGCATGACCACGCTTGCGATCGAGATATCCGCTTCGCGTTTGTTGGGCAACGTCTTCGGCACCAGCAACATCGTCTGGGCGAACATCATCGGCCTCATATTGATCTATCTCACCGTGGGATATTTCCTCGGCGGCCGGCTTGCGGATCGTTCTCCCCATCTTCGTACCTTCTATCGCGTCATGGCCTGGGGCGCCTTCGCGGCCGGTCTTGTGCCCATCATCGCCAGACCCATCCTGCTTCAAGCTGCGAAGGCCGTCGAACACTTGTCCACGGCGGTGATGCTGGGTTCGTTTTTCGTGGTGTTGATTCTCTTCAGCATTCCCGTCACACTGCTGGGTTGTGTGTCTCCGTTTGCCATACGACTGGCCATCCGGTCGCCCGAACAGGCTGGAAGCATATCCGGCAGGATGTATGCGATCTCGACCATGGGATCGATTCTGGGCACTTTCCTCCCCGTGCTCTGGTTGATTCCAACCATCGGTACGGCGAGGACATTCCTGGTTTTCAGTTTAATTCTCATCTGTGTGGCCCTGGGAGGATTGTTCATCGAGGATCGCAGAAGCGGCCTGAAGTACCTGCTGCTGCCTGTTTTGATCCTCGTTTTGTCCTTCTTCACTTTGTCCGGTCCGATCAAGCGCAGCACGGGACAGGTGTTCGAAACGGAGTCGGCTTACAATTACATTCAGGTCGTGGAACGCGGCGGTGTTCGCTATTTGATGCTGAACGAAGGTCAGGGCATCCACTCGGTTTACGCCCCTGGAATGGACGTCACCTATGGCACCTGGGATTACTTCCTGTCGGCGCCGTTTTTCAATGCCGCGCCGGTCGCACTATCCGACGTGAAACGGGTGGGGATTGTTGGACTGGCCGGGGGGACGATTGCCAAGCAGTACACGAATGTCTTCGGTGCGATACCGATCGATGGATGGGAGATCGATGCAGAGATCATTAAAGTCGGTCGGGAATGGTTCGACATGAACGAGCCGAATCTGAATGCAATCGTCGCAGACGGACGTTGGGGTCTTGCGCATAGCCAATATCTGTACAGCGTCATCACCATCGATGCATACAGGCTGCCGTATATTCCCTGGCATCTCACCACGCAGGAATTCTTTCTTGAAGTATATGCGCATCTCTACGAGGATGGCGTCGTGGCAATCAACGTGGGCCGTACGCCGGACGACCGCCGCATCATCGAGGCCCTGGCGGGCACCATCCAATCTGTTTTTCCGTCGGTGTACGTGGTCGATGTGCCAAATACCTTCAACACGCTCATCTATGCGACCAAGCAGCCGACCGGCGCCGACAACCTGATCATGAACATCTTTGCCTTGGAAAATCAGGAGGCTCCGGCAGTGCTGCTGGATGTTTTACGGCGGACGGTTGCCCAACTGCAGCCGACACCCGAATCCGACGTTGTCTATACCGACGATCGTGCGCCGATTGAATTTCTGACCAATTCCATGGCCCTGCGTTTCATTCTGGGTGGTGACGTCGATATCCTGCGTTAG
- a CDS encoding TIGR01906 family membrane protein, translated as MPSRARFWKQTVETLFVILLPISLILSSVYIVLYSAGIWVPIEYRMPGFPEDSYGFDLQDRLYWSSVDIQFLLSNEDISYFDSHFLADGSPMHNERELKHMQDVQVLLNVMKRVLLAGWILAVLILVVLWRMGQGQEIPHVIFRGVRATLIFIGVLILGIVVSFGVLFVGFHRIFFEGDTWLFAYSDTFIRLYPERFWRDCFILLGLVTVLEASIVYGIGRLLAKKIPGEAG; from the coding sequence TTGCCATCGAGGGCACGTTTCTGGAAACAAACGGTTGAAACCTTGTTCGTGATTTTACTGCCGATCAGTCTCATTCTGTCGAGTGTTTATATCGTTCTCTACAGCGCCGGGATCTGGGTCCCCATCGAGTACCGCATGCCTGGTTTTCCAGAGGATAGCTATGGCTTCGACTTGCAGGACCGGCTGTACTGGTCGTCCGTGGACATCCAATTCCTACTCAGCAACGAGGATATTTCCTATTTCGATTCCCATTTCCTTGCCGATGGATCGCCGATGCACAACGAACGCGAGCTGAAACACATGCAAGACGTCCAGGTCTTGTTGAACGTCATGAAACGCGTCCTTTTGGCCGGTTGGATTCTGGCTGTTCTGATACTCGTGGTCTTGTGGCGAATGGGTCAGGGCCAGGAAATTCCGCATGTCATTTTCCGCGGGGTCCGCGCCACGTTGATTTTCATCGGCGTGTTGATCCTGGGGATCGTAGTTTCCTTCGGCGTTCTCTTCGTCGGCTTTCATCGTATCTTTTTCGAAGGAGATACCTGGCTTTTCGCCTACTCGGATACGTTCATCCGTCTCTATCCGGAGCGTTTTTGGCGAGACTGCTTCATCCTTTTGGGACTGGTGACCGTCCTGGAGGCGTCGATCGTCTATGGGATCGGCAGATTGCTTGCGAAGAAAATTCCTGGGGAAGCGGGGTAA
- a CDS encoding 2,3-bisphosphoglycerate-independent phosphoglycerate mutase, with protein sequence MHNIELMRSLHKKNDTKIILLVMDGLGGLPIEPGGPTELEAANTPNLDRLAAEGTLGQTVPVRRGITPGSGPAHLGLFGYDPVEFEVGRGVLEATGIGMTVSKGHVAVRGNFCTVDAEGKIIDRRAGRIPSDEAIPIVNELQEIEIEGVDVDVRPVREYRFAAVMSGKGLSANIEDTDPQQTGVAPLPARALDGESEACARYFNQWIAAAREKLQSQPKANALTLRGFSTDPGLPQFPEIFGLRAGCIAVYPMYRGVSKLVGMELIEFEGETPEQEFLVASQRWNDYDFFFIHIKKTDSKGEDGNFEGKVKIIESVDAALPQLMDLNPDVVLVTGDHSTPAKMRSHSWHPVPALLWAPETVRADAETTFGERACGRGGFGTIPATALMPLMMAHANRLEKFGA encoded by the coding sequence CATAAGAAGAACGACACGAAAATCATCCTGCTCGTCATGGACGGACTCGGCGGTCTGCCCATCGAGCCGGGCGGTCCGACGGAACTGGAAGCCGCGAACACACCCAACCTCGACCGTCTGGCGGCGGAAGGAACGCTGGGACAGACCGTTCCCGTTCGCCGGGGCATTACCCCCGGATCGGGTCCCGCGCATCTGGGGCTCTTCGGATACGACCCCGTCGAGTTCGAGGTCGGCCGCGGCGTGCTGGAAGCGACGGGTATCGGCATGACGGTGTCGAAAGGGCACGTAGCCGTTCGAGGGAATTTCTGCACCGTCGACGCCGAGGGGAAAATCATCGACCGCAGGGCAGGAAGAATTCCCTCGGACGAAGCGATTCCCATCGTGAACGAGCTGCAGGAGATCGAGATCGAAGGCGTGGATGTGGACGTTCGCCCTGTGCGCGAATACCGCTTTGCGGCCGTGATGTCCGGTAAAGGGCTCTCGGCCAACATCGAGGATACCGACCCACAGCAAACCGGCGTCGCCCCCCTCCCCGCCCGCGCGCTCGACGGCGAATCCGAGGCATGTGCCCGGTACTTCAACCAATGGATTGCGGCAGCGCGCGAGAAACTGCAATCCCAGCCCAAAGCCAACGCATTGACCCTGCGCGGGTTTTCGACCGACCCCGGCCTGCCGCAATTTCCCGAAATCTTCGGGCTACGCGCCGGTTGTATCGCTGTATACCCGATGTACCGCGGCGTATCGAAACTGGTCGGAATGGAGCTCATCGAATTCGAGGGCGAAACCCCCGAGCAGGAGTTCCTGGTCGCTTCGCAACGATGGAACGATTACGATTTCTTCTTCATTCACATCAAGAAGACCGACAGCAAAGGCGAAGACGGGAACTTCGAAGGCAAGGTTAAAATCATCGAGAGCGTGGACGCGGCGCTGCCGCAGTTGATGGACTTGAATCCGGACGTCGTCCTCGTGACCGGCGACCATTCCACACCCGCAAAAATGCGTTCACACTCCTGGCATCCGGTTCCCGCCTTGCTCTGGGCGCCGGAAACCGTAAGGGCGGATGCGGAAACGACTTTCGGTGAACGAGCATGCGGGCGCGGTGGTTTTGGGACGATCCCTGCCACGGCGCTCATGCCGTTGATGATGGCGCACGCGAATCGGCTGGAGAAATTCGGGGCCTAA